One Novosphingobium sp. G106 DNA segment encodes these proteins:
- a CDS encoding ATP-binding protein produces the protein MGPFEVTKEVVSGLNDTQLRKLLENLLLAEANQRNIAHNGIAVGGNQTAGDGGVDASIAWTGAPKPATWLPRRHIFFQCKAEAMAPAKLAKEMRPGGPPRPIFADLARMRGAYIIFSTDDPSKSAMDDRLNAMVAATKDVRNAERIRFDFYGADRIARWANLHLGVAIWLLGQNGRALGGWRPYGDWSAKGAVSQPYIVDGNARASFDDDLVDMSSAITNIRAALRQTGGVVRLVGLSGMGKTRLAEALFDERLGEGALAKAKAIYGDAGRNLEVGAARVAEELMLAGADAILVVDNANVAIHSQLAEIACRPGSRISVLTIDYDMGGENPAGLLVALGENSKLVLISLLKQRVPSLSEAECRHLAEFSGGNARIALKIAEGVEKGVDLSTLNDGELLERLFQVGRQERDPSARACADAAALVYAFYVEAGDDHLAEHTALASILGVNVDTFFRNVATFLEWGVIQQRGPQRAVMPPPFANMLAAPFIRRSDPATLLGHFLAAPPRLLASFARRLGQLHNEPAAVRLAQLLLGQDGLFGEPAMLDELLRHGFINLAPSAPEAALAAFERSLAGPNRDRLLDPHAEGRRYYPELLVHLAHESVLFARAMEVLLAFALADGDAGDDRKAAKHFLERFWPHLSFTLADQATRLAFIDRLLDDPDGKVSALGLEALDYMLEAGHFSSSLNLEFGAKAHLTEWQPRNGDGYGSWFSAAYERAGRAARANGREAERARAIIASHFREHLDAGLPELSIEAIRAARGHGYWDAGWRAVVDGLSFSGHGLGDNILAEVRALEHELRPPHTRRMLRCLRDRRALAALASRPD, from the coding sequence AGCGAACCAGCGGAACATTGCCCACAACGGGATCGCGGTAGGCGGGAATCAAACGGCGGGCGACGGTGGGGTCGATGCCTCAATCGCCTGGACCGGAGCACCCAAGCCCGCAACATGGCTGCCGCGAAGACACATATTTTTTCAATGCAAGGCAGAGGCCATGGCCCCCGCCAAACTTGCCAAGGAAATGCGCCCAGGCGGCCCGCCAAGGCCGATCTTCGCTGACCTTGCCCGAATGCGCGGCGCCTACATCATATTCTCGACCGACGATCCGTCGAAGTCAGCAATGGATGACCGCCTCAATGCAATGGTGGCGGCGACTAAGGACGTCCGCAACGCCGAACGAATCCGTTTCGACTTCTATGGCGCCGACAGAATTGCGCGCTGGGCCAATCTTCATCTCGGCGTCGCCATCTGGCTACTTGGACAGAACGGCCGAGCGTTGGGCGGATGGCGTCCCTACGGCGATTGGTCAGCGAAAGGTGCGGTAAGCCAACCCTACATTGTTGATGGCAATGCTCGCGCGTCATTCGACGATGATCTTGTCGACATGAGTTCGGCGATTACGAACATTCGTGCCGCCTTGCGACAGACCGGCGGTGTCGTGCGACTCGTGGGCCTGTCGGGTATGGGCAAGACACGGCTTGCTGAAGCATTGTTCGACGAGCGCCTTGGCGAAGGCGCGCTAGCAAAGGCGAAGGCAATATACGGTGACGCCGGGCGCAACCTCGAGGTAGGCGCCGCACGCGTAGCCGAGGAGCTTATGCTCGCCGGGGCCGACGCCATCCTCGTAGTCGACAATGCCAATGTGGCTATCCATAGCCAGCTCGCCGAGATCGCATGCCGCCCCGGCAGCCGCATCAGCGTACTGACGATCGATTACGACATGGGCGGCGAAAACCCGGCGGGGCTTCTCGTCGCGCTCGGAGAAAATAGCAAACTGGTGCTGATATCGCTTCTGAAACAGCGCGTCCCCTCCCTGAGCGAGGCCGAATGCCGCCACCTGGCCGAGTTCTCCGGCGGCAATGCCCGGATTGCCTTGAAGATCGCGGAGGGCGTGGAAAAGGGAGTAGACTTGTCCACGCTCAACGACGGCGAACTACTCGAGCGGCTGTTCCAAGTCGGCCGCCAGGAACGCGATCCCAGCGCGCGCGCCTGCGCCGACGCCGCCGCACTTGTCTACGCCTTCTATGTCGAAGCGGGAGACGATCATTTGGCCGAGCATACCGCGCTGGCGTCTATCCTTGGCGTGAATGTCGATACATTCTTCCGCAATGTTGCGACCTTTCTCGAATGGGGCGTGATCCAGCAACGTGGGCCGCAACGCGCGGTAATGCCGCCGCCGTTCGCAAATATGTTGGCGGCGCCATTCATCCGCCGCAGCGATCCCGCGACGCTGCTCGGTCACTTCCTCGCTGCGCCGCCCCGCCTGTTGGCTTCGTTTGCACGCCGTCTCGGACAGCTTCACAACGAGCCGGCAGCGGTACGGCTGGCCCAGCTCCTGCTCGGTCAGGACGGCTTATTCGGCGAGCCCGCCATGCTCGATGAGTTGCTTCGTCACGGCTTTATCAACTTGGCGCCAAGCGCGCCCGAGGCTGCTTTAGCGGCATTCGAACGATCACTTGCCGGTCCTAATCGTGACCGGCTGCTCGATCCACACGCTGAGGGGCGACGCTATTATCCCGAGCTTCTCGTCCATCTCGCGCACGAATCCGTCCTCTTCGCGCGGGCAATGGAGGTCCTGTTGGCGTTTGCGCTTGCCGATGGCGATGCCGGGGACGACCGCAAAGCAGCCAAGCATTTTCTCGAGCGCTTCTGGCCACACCTCTCATTCACGCTCGCTGACCAGGCGACGCGGCTAGCCTTCATCGACCGGCTTCTCGACGATCCCGACGGTAAGGTCTCGGCGCTCGGCTTAGAAGCCTTAGATTATATGCTTGAGGCAGGGCATTTCAGTTCGTCTCTAAATCTTGAGTTCGGCGCGAAGGCGCATTTGACTGAGTGGCAGCCACGCAATGGCGACGGTTATGGTAGCTGGTTCAGCGCCGCGTATGAGCGTGCTGGCCGTGCCGCTCGCGCTAACGGCCGGGAAGCGGAGCGAGCGCGTGCCATTATCGCCAGCCATTTCCGCGAACACCTCGACGCAGGCTTACCAGAGCTGTCTATTGAAGCGATCCGCGCTGCCCGCGGCCACGGTTATTGGGACGCAGGCTGGCGCGCAGTTGTCGATGGCCTGAGCTTCAGCGGCCACGGGCTCGGCGACAACATACTGGCGGAAGTGCGAGCGCTCGAGCACGAGCTGCGCCCCCCGCACACTCGACGAATGCTTCGATGCCTTCGTGATCGGCGAGCCCTGGCGGCACTGGCGTCCCGACCGGACTGA